From Paraflavitalea devenefica, the proteins below share one genomic window:
- a CDS encoding TonB-dependent receptor, protein MKLLIVIISCFLTMAAQARQTIRGKVIDKLTKEPLELAYVHWSNAHQGITTNEQGFFSLTYPTTTDAAAAKLIISFVGYETQEINVEPNTEKLVIALQKGAVNLQEVVITPQSTANSFHTISKIDLNLMPARSAQDILRTVPGLFIGQHQGGGKAEQIFLRGFDIDHGTDINVSVDGLPVNMVSHAHGQGYADLHFLIPELTASVDYGKGPYYTQYGNLGTAGYVSMNTLNSLDKSTVKLEGGQFNTFRGLAMIDLLDERLKEKGTNAYVASELLYSDGPFDAPQHFNRFNLFGKFNTQLGRNNKLTLILSTLNSDWDASGQVPERAVKSGLIGRFGSIDDTEGGYTSRTNASVRLTSYLDDHSSWENQLYYSRYQFKLYSNFTFFLNDPVNGDQIRQAEARDIYGFHSKFTHALQAGDWHITSAYGAGFRLDKTHNSELSNTLNKNTVLEYKQLGNVSELNAFAWVEERFQKDRWLFNIGVRTDYFNFDYTDKLTTPSLPAQRKAIFSPRLNIQYTLNDKNQLYFKAGKGFHSNDARVVVFNRGYEILPAAYGADLGILVKPLPGLLVNVAAWYLYLQQEFVYVGDEGIVEPSGKTRRTGLDVSGRYQINKWLFADANFNIAKPRSMDTPKGESYIPLAPTFTSTGGLSWQLQQGFNGSIRYRYMKDRPANEDKSVIASGYTVTDISFNYTQKKYEVGIAVENLFNVKWNETQFDTESRLKDEPAPVSEIHFTPGVPFFARVKLAVFF, encoded by the coding sequence ATGAAGCTCCTTATTGTCATTATTAGCTGCTTTCTTACCATGGCTGCACAGGCCCGGCAAACGATCCGGGGAAAGGTGATTGACAAACTCACGAAAGAGCCCCTGGAACTGGCTTATGTGCACTGGAGCAATGCCCACCAGGGCATTACCACCAATGAACAGGGTTTCTTCTCCTTAACCTACCCCACCACCACCGACGCTGCTGCCGCCAAACTGATCATCTCTTTTGTTGGTTATGAAACACAGGAGATAAATGTGGAGCCCAACACAGAAAAGCTGGTGATCGCCTTACAAAAAGGCGCTGTTAACCTGCAGGAGGTAGTGATCACACCGCAATCAACCGCCAACTCTTTTCATACGATCAGTAAGATAGACCTCAACCTGATGCCCGCCCGTTCGGCACAGGACATTTTGCGCACAGTGCCCGGCCTCTTCATTGGCCAGCACCAGGGTGGCGGCAAAGCAGAACAGATCTTCCTGCGCGGTTTTGATATTGACCATGGCACAGATATTAATGTATCGGTAGATGGCCTGCCGGTGAATATGGTATCGCACGCTCATGGCCAGGGTTATGCCGACCTGCATTTCCTGATACCAGAACTCACCGCCAGTGTAGATTATGGCAAGGGCCCTTATTATACACAATATGGCAACCTGGGTACCGCCGGTTATGTAAGCATGAATACCCTTAACAGTCTTGATAAAAGTACGGTGAAGCTGGAAGGTGGGCAGTTCAATACTTTCCGCGGACTGGCTATGATCGATCTGCTGGATGAACGGTTAAAAGAAAAAGGAACGAACGCCTATGTAGCCAGTGAGCTGCTGTATTCAGATGGTCCCTTTGATGCACCCCAGCACTTCAACCGCTTTAACCTGTTTGGTAAGTTCAATACACAACTGGGCCGGAACAACAAGCTTACCCTGATTCTGTCTACACTCAACAGCGACTGGGATGCTTCGGGCCAGGTACCGGAACGTGCTGTGAAAAGCGGTCTTATCGGCCGTTTTGGATCTATTGACGATACAGAAGGCGGCTATACCAGCCGTACCAATGCCAGCGTCCGCCTTACCAGTTATCTGGACGATCACAGCAGTTGGGAAAACCAGTTGTATTATTCGCGTTATCAGTTTAAGCTGTATTCCAATTTTACTTTTTTCCTGAATGATCCCGTCAACGGCGACCAGATCAGGCAAGCGGAAGCAAGAGATATTTATGGCTTTCATTCCAAATTCACCCATGCCCTGCAAGCAGGCGACTGGCATATTACTTCCGCCTATGGAGCAGGGTTCAGGCTGGACAAGACCCACAACAGCGAGTTATCGAACACCCTTAATAAGAACACGGTACTGGAATATAAACAACTGGGTAATGTTAGCGAATTGAATGCTTTTGCCTGGGTAGAAGAACGTTTTCAGAAAGACCGCTGGTTATTTAATATCGGCGTACGGACTGATTATTTCAATTTTGATTATACCGACAAGCTCACTACGCCGTCATTGCCCGCCCAACGGAAGGCGATCTTCAGCCCCCGGCTGAATATCCAGTACACCCTCAATGATAAGAACCAGTTGTATTTCAAAGCGGGGAAAGGATTCCATTCCAATGATGCACGGGTAGTGGTCTTTAACCGTGGTTATGAAATACTCCCGGCTGCCTATGGCGCCGATCTTGGCATCCTGGTAAAACCGCTGCCCGGACTGCTTGTTAACGTGGCAGCCTGGTACCTGTACCTGCAGCAGGAATTTGTGTATGTAGGAGATGAAGGTATTGTGGAGCCCAGCGGTAAAACCCGTCGTACCGGCCTCGATGTTTCGGGCCGCTATCAGATCAATAAGTGGTTGTTTGCCGATGCCAATTTCAATATTGCCAAACCCCGGAGCATGGATACCCCCAAAGGAGAAAGTTATATTCCCCTTGCCCCCACTTTTACCAGTACGGGCGGGCTGAGCTGGCAATTACAACAAGGATTTAATGGCAGCATCCGGTACCGGTATATGAAAGACCGGCCAGCCAATGAAGACAAATCTGTCATCGCCAGCGGCTATACCGTTACAGATATTTCCTTCAATTACACGCAAAAGAAGTACGAGGTGGGTATTGCCGTAGAGAACCTGTTCAATGTAAAGTGGAATGAAACACAATTTGACACTGAATCCCGCTTAAAGGACGAACCAGCACCAGTAAGTGAAATACATTTTACACCGGGTGTTCCTTTCTTTGCAAGAGTGAAGCTGGCAGTCTTCTTTTAG
- a CDS encoding tetratricopeptide repeat protein — MKQLIIFGVSIFLFMACRQQPVTNPKDYAAYLRLPGNATGLQAIDQEIALWQSRLARTPDDMVAQSKIAGLLTRRFRYSGNIPEVHQADSLYRIVNRINHIQTSATWRSLAANCITQHRFRQAQQYVDSALVLGDDRFLTVLMEFDVAMELGNRYRAKKALNSLADKKGFEYLIRAAKYKDHAEGNLDAAIVLMEEAYETINNNPALAVWTMANLGDLYGHANRYQQAYQRYLRALAIDPACYHALKGIAWLAFSHDRDAMNAKKILHYLQQQHPVPDYDLLLAEIATYEKDTIARQQYQQRFLQATNDTLYGDMYNKYLFSLQVETPSGIAQALQLARREVQHRPTPEAYSWLARAYCEQGAVDKALAIARSQVENKCFEPDVLYNLGRIYMAGGHRDNAKQYLREAQNSAYELGPVQANQLQQLLMNL, encoded by the coding sequence ATGAAGCAGCTTATCATTTTTGGCGTATCTATCTTTCTTTTCATGGCCTGCAGGCAGCAACCGGTTACCAACCCCAAGGACTATGCAGCTTACCTGCGGCTACCAGGTAATGCTACAGGCTTACAGGCTATTGACCAGGAAATAGCACTTTGGCAAAGCCGCTTAGCAAGAACGCCTGATGATATGGTAGCCCAATCAAAGATCGCCGGTTTGCTGACAAGGCGGTTCAGGTATTCGGGGAATATCCCGGAAGTTCACCAGGCGGATAGTTTATATCGCATCGTGAACCGCATCAATCATATCCAGACCTCTGCTACCTGGCGTTCGCTCGCGGCCAACTGTATTACACAACACCGCTTCAGGCAGGCGCAGCAGTATGTTGATTCAGCCCTTGTGCTGGGTGATGACAGGTTCCTTACCGTGTTGATGGAATTTGATGTGGCCATGGAACTGGGCAACCGGTACCGGGCCAAAAAGGCGCTCAATAGCCTGGCCGATAAAAAAGGTTTTGAATACCTTATCCGCGCAGCCAAGTACAAAGATCATGCAGAAGGCAACCTGGACGCTGCCATTGTGCTGATGGAAGAAGCTTATGAAACCATCAACAATAATCCTGCCTTAGCCGTATGGACAATGGCCAACCTGGGCGACCTATATGGCCATGCCAACCGTTACCAACAGGCCTATCAACGTTACCTCAGGGCGCTGGCCATTGATCCCGCCTGCTATCATGCACTGAAGGGAATTGCCTGGCTTGCTTTTTCACACGACAGGGATGCCATGAATGCTAAAAAGATATTGCACTATCTGCAACAGCAACATCCTGTGCCGGATTATGACCTGTTGCTGGCGGAGATAGCGACTTATGAAAAAGATACTATTGCCCGGCAACAATACCAGCAAAGGTTTCTGCAGGCAACCAATGATACACTGTATGGAGATATGTATAATAAATACCTGTTTAGCCTACAGGTAGAAACGCCCTCCGGTATCGCCCAGGCTTTGCAGCTTGCCCGGCGGGAAGTGCAGCACCGCCCCACCCCCGAAGCCTATAGCTGGCTGGCCAGGGCTTATTGTGAGCAGGGTGCTGTAGACAAAGCGCTTGCCATAGCCCGTTCGCAGGTGGAAAATAAATGTTTTGAGCCTGATGTGTTGTATAACCTGGGGCGTATTTATATGGCCGGTGGCCATAGAGACAACGCAAAACAATACCTTCGGGAGGCCCAAAACAGTGCTTATGAATTAGGGCCTGTACAGGCTAACCAGTTGCAACAATTATTAATGAATCTTTAG